The proteins below are encoded in one region of Ursus arctos isolate Adak ecotype North America unplaced genomic scaffold, UrsArc2.0 scaffold_24, whole genome shotgun sequence:
- the TRIM65 gene encoding E3 ubiquitin-protein ligase TRIM65, whose protein sequence is MAALQLEDELTCSICLGLYQEPVTLSCGHNFCGACIRDWGRRCDKACPECRKPFPEGAELRRNVALSAVLQAMRAGPAPTPDPDPARAPGSALGARCPRHGRPLDLFCRTEGRCICSACTVNECRLHERALVDAERREREAQLRAMLEVSQQQVTQAERQLKELQQQSSQIQSSARTLASMISGKFSGLLQALEMRQALALKDIKVAETQVLAQAQDGEQRLRDHLEALTRYDCRVRDLLEQLDDQTFLQESQLLAPPGPLGPLTPLQWDEDQQLAGLKESLSRLCGLLLDEGAHPRAPAEAADLGPVEAPGPLAPGPSPVCPLRRKLWQNYRNLTFDPDSANCHLYLSRQDQQVKHRHKPRDLAGPSSFELWQVRCAQSFQNGRHYWEVRASNHSVTLGVAYADLTRHKRGPHTDNIGRGPSSWGLCVQEDRVQAWHNGEAQLLPGVSGRLLGMDLDMASGCLTFYSLEPQAQPLHTFHAVFTRPLYPVFWLLEGRTLTLCHQPEATLPPELQEEASGPS, encoded by the exons atggCCGCGCTGCAGCTGGAGGACGAGTTGACCTGTTCCATCTGCCTGGGGCTCTACCAGGAGCCGGTGACGCTGTCCTGCGGCCACAACTTCTGCGGGGCGTGCATCCGGGACTGGGGGCGCCGCTGCGACAAGGCGTGCCCCGAGTGCCGGAAGCCCTTCCCCGAGGGCGCCGAGCTGCGCCGCAACGTGGCGCTCAGCGCCGTTCTCCAGGCGATGCGGGCCGGACCCGCCCCGACCCCCGACCCCGACCCTGCCCGGGCACCTGGCTCCGCCCTGGGTGCGCGCTGCCCCCGGCATGGGCGGCCACTCGACCTCTTCTGTCGCACCGAGGGTCGCTGCATATGCAGCGCGTGCACCGTGAACGAGTGTCGCCTCCACGAGCGGGCGCTGGTGGACGCCGAGCGTCGGGAGCGCGAG GCCCAGCTGAGAGCCATGCTGGAGGTCAGCCAGCAGCAGGTCACCCAGGCTGAGAGGCAGCTGAAGGAACTGCAGCAGCAAAGCAGCCAGATCCAG AGCTCAGCCCGCACCCTGGCTTCCATGATCTCTGGCAAGTTCAGCGGCCTGCTGCAGGCCCTGGAGATGCGACAGGCCTTGGCACTGAAGGACATCAAGGTGGCCGAGACCCAGGTGCTAGCACAGGCCCAGGATGGAGAACAGCGACTGCGGGACCACCTGGAGGCCCTGACTCGTTATGACTGCAGGGTCCGGGACCTCCTGGAGCAGCTGGATGACCAGACCTTCCTCCAG GAATCGCAGCTCCTGGCACCCCCGGGGCCTCTCGGGCCTCTGACTCCTCTGCAGTGGGACGAAGATCAGCAGCTGGCTGGCCTGAAGGAGTCACTGAGCCGGCTGTGTGGTCTCCTCCTGGATGAGGGGGCCCACCCCAGGGCACCAGCTGAGGCTGCCGATTTGGGCCCCGTGG AGGCCCCAGGTCCCCTGGCACCAGGCCCAAGCCCGGTTTGTCCACTGAGGAGGAAGCTCTGGCAGA ATTACCGCAATCTGACCTTCGATCCGGACAGTGCCAATTGCCACCTGTACCTGTCTCGGCAGGACCAGCAGGTGAAGCACCGTCACAAGCCCCGGGACCTGGCCGGACCAAGCAGCTTCGAGCTCTGGCAGGTGCGGTGTGCCCAGAGCTTCCAGAACGGGCGACACTACTGGGAGGTGCGTGCATCTAACCACTCAGTGACCCTGGGCGTCGCCTATGCAGACCTGACACGGCACAAGCGGGGGCCCCACACAGACAACATCGGGCGCGGGCCAAGCTCCTGGGGGCTCTGTGTTCAGGAGGACAGGGTGCAGGCTTGGCACAACGGGGAGGCCCAGCTCCTCCCAGGGGTGTCGGGGCGGCTCCTGGGCATGGACTTGGACATGGCCTCTGGCTGCCTCACCTTCTACAGTCtggagccccaggcccagcccctgcATACCTTCCATGCCGTCTTCACTCGGCCCCTCTACCCTGTCTTCTGGCTCCTGGAGGGTAGGACCCTGACCCTGTGCCACCAGCCTGAGGCCACACTCCCTCCGGAGCTCCAGGAAGAGGCATCAGGGCCCAGCTGA